One Halobacterium zhouii genomic region harbors:
- a CDS encoding PH domain-containing protein, translating into MERLDSRVRVVWLVSALVSAGVAAAISYGVSRVLGAPDGIIPLSPVVVASLVFLVVALLAVAHTVLRYRAWRFEVREDTLYIERGVLVKVRTVVPYVRVQHVDARRGPLQRLLGLGSVVVYTAGSRGADVSIPGLDDARTDDVQETLRHLAIESEPDSGDAGDAV; encoded by the coding sequence ATGGAACGTCTCGACTCCCGGGTTCGCGTCGTCTGGCTGGTCAGCGCACTGGTCAGCGCTGGCGTCGCTGCAGCCATCAGTTACGGTGTGTCGCGTGTGCTCGGGGCTCCTGACGGAATCATCCCTCTCTCTCCAGTCGTCGTCGCATCCCTCGTGTTTCTCGTCGTCGCACTCCTCGCTGTCGCGCACACCGTCCTCCGGTATCGCGCGTGGCGCTTCGAGGTGCGCGAGGACACCCTCTACATCGAGCGTGGCGTCCTGGTGAAGGTCCGAACGGTCGTTCCGTACGTCCGCGTACAACACGTCGACGCGCGCCGCGGACCGCTCCAGCGACTGCTCGGACTGGGCAGCGTCGTCGTCTACACCGCCGGGTCCCGGGGCGCCGACGTCTCGATTCCGGGACTCGACGACGCGCGCACGGACGACGTCCAGGAGACGCTTCGCCACCTCGCCATCGAGAGCGAACCCGACTCGGGCGACGCGGGTGACGCCGTATGA
- a CDS encoding bifunctional metallophosphatase/5'-nucleotidase, translated as MSSDEDTDGGSLVERFTIDRRRFLSASAGAAAVLGGAGTVSAASDPVTLIHDTHFHGRFEGQSGVNIAQYTAKIDELRNEHANAGFVGIGDDFSPSTMGFEFHGEHMVEALNYLDPVVNGVGNHEFDFGVDNASARFQNSTYPWVVANLLTPDGNPIPGTERWTIEDVGGHRVGFFGSGVEDFHSITSYPDDYQVIHPVDAAQEATTALREAGADLVVMTSHTDSSTHDDIAAEVDGLDAIVGSHSGVVQDQVREVSGTLVSEVGDQFAHLGVLQLDPETGDAVGWERHDLESQADSLPEDAGMRSIMDEWLGKLDDRLGQTVFRTSRELDARFNTNYAVESNMGNLICDVMREEMDADIALQNPGGIRSNDTYGPGPITGKDVYNILPFPNKVTKVEVEGRKLVESLAISVAALPWSWYGIQGGSQVAGLQYEFTGTGESAVGNFYVNGERLDPDATYTLATNDYIYNNYDEINAGTLLDKSEDFLGTIFIDHLSEWGVVDPDTDNRILRVDESAGDASVSVDGDTVTASFPLPEQAAGVYGKTFRAVNAHGQETEAAGVSVSGGSVRVTFDYQDLENLASGPKHPDVRVLGGFDPDESVYDYGMDLPVASPAYYFTVKARVPVNGRGPNPFGGTGNGRGPDEYVSDEGTGRRRHSHEHGH; from the coding sequence ATGTCTTCGGACGAGGACACAGACGGTGGAAGTCTCGTAGAACGGTTCACAATCGACCGGCGGCGGTTTCTCAGCGCGAGTGCCGGAGCCGCCGCGGTGCTCGGCGGTGCGGGCACGGTCAGTGCGGCGTCAGACCCCGTGACACTCATCCACGACACGCACTTCCACGGACGCTTCGAGGGGCAGTCCGGTGTGAACATCGCGCAGTACACGGCGAAAATCGATGAACTCCGGAACGAGCACGCGAACGCGGGCTTCGTCGGCATCGGAGACGACTTCTCCCCGTCGACCATGGGGTTCGAGTTCCACGGCGAGCACATGGTAGAGGCGCTGAACTACCTCGATCCGGTGGTCAACGGCGTCGGGAATCACGAGTTCGACTTCGGAGTCGACAACGCCTCCGCACGCTTCCAGAACTCGACGTACCCCTGGGTCGTCGCGAACCTCCTCACGCCCGACGGCAATCCGATACCGGGCACGGAGCGCTGGACAATCGAGGACGTCGGCGGCCACCGGGTCGGCTTCTTCGGCAGCGGCGTCGAGGACTTCCACTCCATCACCTCGTACCCTGACGACTATCAGGTCATCCACCCAGTCGACGCCGCCCAAGAAGCCACGACAGCACTCCGGGAGGCCGGCGCCGACCTCGTCGTCATGACGTCCCACACGGACTCCAGCACGCACGACGACATCGCGGCCGAGGTCGACGGACTGGACGCCATCGTCGGTTCCCATTCTGGCGTCGTCCAGGACCAGGTGCGCGAGGTGTCCGGGACGCTCGTCAGTGAGGTCGGCGACCAGTTCGCGCATCTCGGTGTCCTCCAGTTAGACCCCGAGACGGGCGACGCCGTCGGGTGGGAGCGCCACGACCTCGAGAGCCAGGCGGACAGTTTGCCCGAGGACGCCGGAATGCGTTCGATCATGGACGAGTGGCTCGGCAAACTCGACGACCGCCTCGGCCAGACGGTCTTCCGGACATCTCGGGAACTCGACGCCCGTTTCAACACGAACTACGCGGTCGAGTCGAACATGGGGAACCTCATCTGTGACGTCATGCGCGAGGAGATGGACGCCGACATCGCGCTCCAGAACCCCGGCGGCATCCGGTCGAACGACACCTACGGGCCGGGCCCCATCACCGGGAAGGACGTCTACAACATCCTTCCGTTTCCGAACAAGGTCACGAAAGTCGAGGTCGAGGGCCGGAAACTCGTCGAATCCTTGGCTATCTCCGTGGCCGCTCTCCCGTGGTCGTGGTACGGCATCCAGGGCGGATCCCAGGTCGCCGGCCTCCAGTACGAGTTCACGGGCACCGGCGAGTCCGCGGTCGGGAACTTCTACGTCAACGGCGAACGGTTGGACCCGGACGCGACGTACACGCTCGCGACGAACGACTACATCTACAACAACTACGACGAGATCAACGCCGGGACGCTCCTCGACAAGAGCGAGGACTTCCTCGGCACCATCTTCATCGACCACCTCTCGGAGTGGGGCGTCGTCGACCCGGACACGGACAACCGGATTCTCCGCGTCGACGAGTCCGCCGGCGACGCGTCGGTGTCGGTCGACGGCGACACCGTCACGGCGTCGTTCCCGCTCCCCGAGCAGGCGGCCGGCGTCTACGGGAAAACGTTCCGCGCAGTGAACGCGCACGGGCAGGAAACCGAGGCCGCTGGCGTATCCGTCTCGGGTGGCTCCGTCCGCGTCACGTTCGACTACCAGGACCTCGAAAATCTGGCGTCCGGGCCGAAGCACCCGGACGTTCGCGTGCTCGGCGGGTTCGACCCGGACGAATCGGTCTACGACTACGGGATGGACCTCCCGGTCGCGTCACCCGCCTACTACTTCACTGTGAAAGCGCGCGTTCCCGTGAACGGTCGCGGGCCGAACCCGTTCGGCGGCACCGGGAACGGCCGTGGGCCGGACGAATACGTGAGCGACGAGGGGACGGGCCGCCGTCGGCACTCCCACGAGCACGGTCACTGA